A window of Nicotiana tabacum cultivar K326 chromosome 24, ASM71507v2, whole genome shotgun sequence contains these coding sequences:
- the LOC107825443 gene encoding calmodulin-binding transcription activator 4 isoform X1 produces MAESGYNINDLVREGHFRWLRPAEVVFILQNHEDQQLANQPPQKPASGSMFLFNKRVLRYFRKDGHSWRKKKDGRTVGEAHERLKVGNAEALNCYYAHGEKNPNFQRRSYWMLDPAYEHIVLVHYRDITEGMQIAAFMSQSSPISSTFSLSPSLYSTQHPGFTVFGSESYQQYPNESSPGSGEVCSDAGINGKGMNISDITGRTEGVSSSPRVEISQALRKLEEQLSLNDDSLEQIDPLYSEIENSDDVENFVHDNNSLVQIQHKSNNLLLQPHSGESSESQHQLLNLDGNIWKEMLDHCRSFPAAESPAKCFEKLDENGTLQTSSGVGPIEATESDRWLKFGGKALKSSLTNFKQVEDFKYPACARINTYGSYSDQYTTIFDQDQIGTSFEDDMSLTIAQKQKFTIHDISPDWGYSSEATKIVIVGSFLCNPSEYTWTCMFDDIEVPVQIINEGAIRCQAPPHLPCKVTLCVTTGNRVSCSEVWEFEYRVKFDDHGQKNLAEVGGACKSSEELLLLVRFVQMLLSDSSVQKGDGSGSSNDILENSKASEDSWSQVIESLLFGTSTSMVTVDWLLQELLKDRLKQWLSSKLQVKNNQMGYSFSRKEQGIIHMVAGLGFEWALHPILDAGVGVNFRDINGWTALHWAARFGREKMVASLVASSAFAGAVTDPSSQDPFGRTAASIASSCGHKGVAGYLSEVALTSHLSSLTLEENELSKGTADVEAERTISSISTTSAATHEDQLSLKDTLAAVRNAAQAAARIQSAFRAHSFRKRRQREAARAATTSGDEYCVLSNDVLGLSAASKLAFRNMRDYNSAALAIQKKYRGWKCRKDFLAFRQKVVKIQAHVRGYQVRKEYKVCWAVGILEKVVLRWRRRGVGLRGFRLEEEPIEESEDEDILKLFRKQKVDAAINEAVSRVLSMVDSPEARQQYHRILEKYRQAKAELGVKSDTVSTAHGDMENSDI; encoded by the exons ATGGCAGAATCAG GATACAATATAAATGATTTGGTTCGAGAAGGCCATTTTAGGTGGTTGAGACCTGCAGAAGTTGTCTTTATACTACAGAATCATGAGGACCAGCAGCTTGCTAATCAACCACCTCAAAAGCCAGCTA GTGGATCTATGTTTCTCTTTAACAAGAGGGTCCTCAGGTACTTCCGTAAAGATGGTCATAGTTGGcgtaagaagaaggatggaagaACTGTAGGGGAGGCACATGAGCGGCTTAAG GTTGGGAATGCTGAAGCCCTAAATTGTTATTATGCACATGGAGAGAAGAATCCTAACTTCCAGCGGCGAAGCTATTGGATGTTGGATCC TGCATACGAGCACATTGTCCTGGTTCACTACAGAGATATAACTGAG GGGATGCAGATTGCAGCGTTCATGTCACAGTCATCTCCAATTTCCTCTACTTTCTCTCTGAGTCCCAGCTTATATTCTACTCAACATCCAGGCTTTACTGTTTTTGGCAGTGAATCTTATCAACAGTACCCGAATGAATCTAGCCCTGGATCTGGGGAAGTTTGTTCTGATGCAGGCATCAATGGTAAAGGGATGAACATCTCAGACATCACCGGGAGAACGGAGGGGGTGAGCAGCTCACCACGGGTTGAGATAAGTCAAGCATTGCGTAAACTTGAGGAGCAGTTAAGTTTAAATGATGATAGTTTGGAACAAATTGATCCACTATATAGTGAAATTGAGAACTCGGATGATGTTGAAAATTTTGTACATGATAATAATTCACTAGTCCAGATCCAGCACAAGTCAAACAATCTTCTGTTGCAGCCTCATTCag GAGAGAGCAGTGAATCGCAGCATCAACTCTTGAACCTGGATGGTAACATATGGAAAGAGATGCTGGATCACTGCAGAAGCTTTCCGGCTGCTGAGTCACCAGCTAAATGTTTTGAAAAGTTGGATGAGAAT GGAACGCTACAAACCTCGTCAGGAGTGGGACCGATAGAAGCAACCGAAAGTGATAGGTGGCTTAAATTTGGTGGAAAAGCTCTGAAAT CTTCTTTGACAAATTTTAAGCAAGTTGAAGATTTCAAGTATCCTGCATGTGCACGAATAAATACTTATGGATCCTATTCTGACCAATATACAACAATATTTGACCAAGATCAGATTGGAACATCATTTGAAGATGATATGAGCTTAACCATTGCCCAGAAGCAGAAATTTACTATTCATGATATATCTCCTGATTGGGGGTATTCATCTGAGGCAACAAAG ATAGTTATAGTTGGATCGTTTCTCTGCAATCCATCAGAGTATACATGGACTTGTAtgtttgatgatattgaagttccTGTTCAGATCATCAATGAAGGTGCCATCCGTTGCCAGGCGCCTCCTCACTTGCCATGTAAAGTCACACTCTGTGTTACTACTGGCAATAGGGTATCATGCAGTGAAGTATGGGAGTTTGAATACCGGGTTAAGTTTGATGATCATGGTCAAAAGAATTTAGCTGAAGTAGGAGGAGCTTGTAAGAGTTCAGAGGAACTGTTGCTCCTTGTCAGATTTGTACAGATGCTTCTGTCTGACTCATCAGTGCAGAAAGGAGATGGTTCTGGATCAAGCAATGATATCTTGGAAAACTCCAAGGCGAGCGAAGATTCATGGAGCCAAGTTATTGAATCTCTTTTATTTGGAACTTCAACATCAATGGTAACCGTTGATTGGCTTCTTCAAGAGCTTTTGAAGGACAGATTGAAGCAGTGGCTTTCATCCAAATTGCAAGTAAAAAATAACCAAATGGGTTATTCCTTCTCCAGGAAAGAACAAGGGATCATACACATGGTTGCTGGCCTGGGGTTCGAGTGGGCCTTGCACCCAATTCTAGATGCTGGAGTAGGTGTTAACTTCCGTGATATTAATGGCTGGACTGCCCTGCACTGGGCTGCACGCTTTGGAAG GGAAAAAATGGTCGCATCCCTCGTAGCATCTAGTGCATTTGCTGGAGCTGTTACTGATCCCTCTTCACAAGATCCATTTGGTAGAACTGCTGCGTCAATTGCTTCTAGCTGCGGTCACAAGGGAGTTGCAGGTTATCTTTCAGAGGTTGCTCTCACCAGTCATCTTTCATCCCTCACATTAGAGGAAAATGAGCTTTCAAAGGGGACTGCTGATGTGGAAGCAGAAAGAACTATCAGTAGTATATCAACCACAAGTGCTGCCACACATGAGGATCAGCTTTCTCTGAAGGACACTTTAGCTGCAGTCCGTAATGCTGCTCAGGCTGCTGCTCGTATACAATCTGCATTCCGAGCACATTCATTCCGGAAGAGACGACAGAGAGAAGCTGCTCGTGCTGCTACCACTAGCGGAGATGAATATTGTGTCCTCTCAAACGATGTTCTTGGACTTTCAGCTGCCTCAAAGTTGGCATTCCGCAACATGCGGGATTATAACTCAGCAGCTTTAGCTATTCAGAAGAAATATCGTGGATGGAAATGCCGGAAAGACTTCCTTGCATTCCGCCAGAAAGTTGTGAAGATACAG GCTCATGTACGAGGATATCAGGTTAGAAAGGAATACAAGGTATGTTGGGCTGTGGGAATATTAGAGAAGGTGGTGCTAAGGTGGCGTCGACGGGGTGTTGGTCTTCGGGGATTCCGACTAGAGGAAGAACCCATCGAGGAAAGCGAGGACGAAGACATTCTCAAGTTGTTCCGCAAACAGAAAGTGGATGCTGCTATAAATGAGGCCGTCTCTAGAGTGCTATCAATGGTTGACTCTCCAGAAGCACGCCAACAATATCATCGAATTCTTGAGAAGTACCGACAAGCTAAG GCTGAGCTTGGAGTGAAGAGTGATACAGTATCCACTGCACATGGTGACATGGAAAACAGTGATATATAG
- the LOC107825443 gene encoding calmodulin-binding transcription activator 4 isoform X2, whose product MAESGYNINDLVREGHFRWLRPAEVVFILQNHEDQQLANQPPQKPASGSMFLFNKRVLRYFRKDGHSWRKKKDGRTVGEAHERLKVGNAEALNCYYAHGEKNPNFQRRSYWMLDPAYEHIVLVHYRDITEIAAFMSQSSPISSTFSLSPSLYSTQHPGFTVFGSESYQQYPNESSPGSGEVCSDAGINGKGMNISDITGRTEGVSSSPRVEISQALRKLEEQLSLNDDSLEQIDPLYSEIENSDDVENFVHDNNSLVQIQHKSNNLLLQPHSGESSESQHQLLNLDGNIWKEMLDHCRSFPAAESPAKCFEKLDENGTLQTSSGVGPIEATESDRWLKFGGKALKSSLTNFKQVEDFKYPACARINTYGSYSDQYTTIFDQDQIGTSFEDDMSLTIAQKQKFTIHDISPDWGYSSEATKIVIVGSFLCNPSEYTWTCMFDDIEVPVQIINEGAIRCQAPPHLPCKVTLCVTTGNRVSCSEVWEFEYRVKFDDHGQKNLAEVGGACKSSEELLLLVRFVQMLLSDSSVQKGDGSGSSNDILENSKASEDSWSQVIESLLFGTSTSMVTVDWLLQELLKDRLKQWLSSKLQVKNNQMGYSFSRKEQGIIHMVAGLGFEWALHPILDAGVGVNFRDINGWTALHWAARFGREKMVASLVASSAFAGAVTDPSSQDPFGRTAASIASSCGHKGVAGYLSEVALTSHLSSLTLEENELSKGTADVEAERTISSISTTSAATHEDQLSLKDTLAAVRNAAQAAARIQSAFRAHSFRKRRQREAARAATTSGDEYCVLSNDVLGLSAASKLAFRNMRDYNSAALAIQKKYRGWKCRKDFLAFRQKVVKIQAHVRGYQVRKEYKVCWAVGILEKVVLRWRRRGVGLRGFRLEEEPIEESEDEDILKLFRKQKVDAAINEAVSRVLSMVDSPEARQQYHRILEKYRQAKAELGVKSDTVSTAHGDMENSDI is encoded by the exons ATGGCAGAATCAG GATACAATATAAATGATTTGGTTCGAGAAGGCCATTTTAGGTGGTTGAGACCTGCAGAAGTTGTCTTTATACTACAGAATCATGAGGACCAGCAGCTTGCTAATCAACCACCTCAAAAGCCAGCTA GTGGATCTATGTTTCTCTTTAACAAGAGGGTCCTCAGGTACTTCCGTAAAGATGGTCATAGTTGGcgtaagaagaaggatggaagaACTGTAGGGGAGGCACATGAGCGGCTTAAG GTTGGGAATGCTGAAGCCCTAAATTGTTATTATGCACATGGAGAGAAGAATCCTAACTTCCAGCGGCGAAGCTATTGGATGTTGGATCC TGCATACGAGCACATTGTCCTGGTTCACTACAGAGATATAACTGAG ATTGCAGCGTTCATGTCACAGTCATCTCCAATTTCCTCTACTTTCTCTCTGAGTCCCAGCTTATATTCTACTCAACATCCAGGCTTTACTGTTTTTGGCAGTGAATCTTATCAACAGTACCCGAATGAATCTAGCCCTGGATCTGGGGAAGTTTGTTCTGATGCAGGCATCAATGGTAAAGGGATGAACATCTCAGACATCACCGGGAGAACGGAGGGGGTGAGCAGCTCACCACGGGTTGAGATAAGTCAAGCATTGCGTAAACTTGAGGAGCAGTTAAGTTTAAATGATGATAGTTTGGAACAAATTGATCCACTATATAGTGAAATTGAGAACTCGGATGATGTTGAAAATTTTGTACATGATAATAATTCACTAGTCCAGATCCAGCACAAGTCAAACAATCTTCTGTTGCAGCCTCATTCag GAGAGAGCAGTGAATCGCAGCATCAACTCTTGAACCTGGATGGTAACATATGGAAAGAGATGCTGGATCACTGCAGAAGCTTTCCGGCTGCTGAGTCACCAGCTAAATGTTTTGAAAAGTTGGATGAGAAT GGAACGCTACAAACCTCGTCAGGAGTGGGACCGATAGAAGCAACCGAAAGTGATAGGTGGCTTAAATTTGGTGGAAAAGCTCTGAAAT CTTCTTTGACAAATTTTAAGCAAGTTGAAGATTTCAAGTATCCTGCATGTGCACGAATAAATACTTATGGATCCTATTCTGACCAATATACAACAATATTTGACCAAGATCAGATTGGAACATCATTTGAAGATGATATGAGCTTAACCATTGCCCAGAAGCAGAAATTTACTATTCATGATATATCTCCTGATTGGGGGTATTCATCTGAGGCAACAAAG ATAGTTATAGTTGGATCGTTTCTCTGCAATCCATCAGAGTATACATGGACTTGTAtgtttgatgatattgaagttccTGTTCAGATCATCAATGAAGGTGCCATCCGTTGCCAGGCGCCTCCTCACTTGCCATGTAAAGTCACACTCTGTGTTACTACTGGCAATAGGGTATCATGCAGTGAAGTATGGGAGTTTGAATACCGGGTTAAGTTTGATGATCATGGTCAAAAGAATTTAGCTGAAGTAGGAGGAGCTTGTAAGAGTTCAGAGGAACTGTTGCTCCTTGTCAGATTTGTACAGATGCTTCTGTCTGACTCATCAGTGCAGAAAGGAGATGGTTCTGGATCAAGCAATGATATCTTGGAAAACTCCAAGGCGAGCGAAGATTCATGGAGCCAAGTTATTGAATCTCTTTTATTTGGAACTTCAACATCAATGGTAACCGTTGATTGGCTTCTTCAAGAGCTTTTGAAGGACAGATTGAAGCAGTGGCTTTCATCCAAATTGCAAGTAAAAAATAACCAAATGGGTTATTCCTTCTCCAGGAAAGAACAAGGGATCATACACATGGTTGCTGGCCTGGGGTTCGAGTGGGCCTTGCACCCAATTCTAGATGCTGGAGTAGGTGTTAACTTCCGTGATATTAATGGCTGGACTGCCCTGCACTGGGCTGCACGCTTTGGAAG GGAAAAAATGGTCGCATCCCTCGTAGCATCTAGTGCATTTGCTGGAGCTGTTACTGATCCCTCTTCACAAGATCCATTTGGTAGAACTGCTGCGTCAATTGCTTCTAGCTGCGGTCACAAGGGAGTTGCAGGTTATCTTTCAGAGGTTGCTCTCACCAGTCATCTTTCATCCCTCACATTAGAGGAAAATGAGCTTTCAAAGGGGACTGCTGATGTGGAAGCAGAAAGAACTATCAGTAGTATATCAACCACAAGTGCTGCCACACATGAGGATCAGCTTTCTCTGAAGGACACTTTAGCTGCAGTCCGTAATGCTGCTCAGGCTGCTGCTCGTATACAATCTGCATTCCGAGCACATTCATTCCGGAAGAGACGACAGAGAGAAGCTGCTCGTGCTGCTACCACTAGCGGAGATGAATATTGTGTCCTCTCAAACGATGTTCTTGGACTTTCAGCTGCCTCAAAGTTGGCATTCCGCAACATGCGGGATTATAACTCAGCAGCTTTAGCTATTCAGAAGAAATATCGTGGATGGAAATGCCGGAAAGACTTCCTTGCATTCCGCCAGAAAGTTGTGAAGATACAG GCTCATGTACGAGGATATCAGGTTAGAAAGGAATACAAGGTATGTTGGGCTGTGGGAATATTAGAGAAGGTGGTGCTAAGGTGGCGTCGACGGGGTGTTGGTCTTCGGGGATTCCGACTAGAGGAAGAACCCATCGAGGAAAGCGAGGACGAAGACATTCTCAAGTTGTTCCGCAAACAGAAAGTGGATGCTGCTATAAATGAGGCCGTCTCTAGAGTGCTATCAATGGTTGACTCTCCAGAAGCACGCCAACAATATCATCGAATTCTTGAGAAGTACCGACAAGCTAAG GCTGAGCTTGGAGTGAAGAGTGATACAGTATCCACTGCACATGGTGACATGGAAAACAGTGATATATAG